In a single window of the Vitis vinifera cultivar Pinot Noir 40024 chromosome 6, ASM3070453v1 genome:
- the LOC100255318 gene encoding pyruvate kinase, cytosolic isozyme, giving the protein MAMEKKTVVVDVEKRPKTKIVCTLGPACRSVPMLEKLLRAGMNVARFNFSHGSHEYHLETLSNLRAAMDSTGILCAVMLDTKGPEIRTGFLKDEKPIHLKQGQEITISTDYNIKGDEKMICMSYKKLAEDVKPDSVILCADGTITFTVLSCDKQKGLVCCRCENSAVLGERKNVNLPGVIVDLPTLTEKDKEDILNWGVPNKIDMIALSFVRKGSDLVEVRKLLGKHAKNILLMSKVENQEGVANFDEILANSDAFMVARGDLGMEIPIEKIFLAQKVMVYKCNIQGKPVVTATQMLESMIKSPRPTRAEATDVANAVLDGTDCVMLSGETAAGAYPELAVRTMAKICIEAESTLDYGDVFKRIMKNAPVPMSPLESLAASAVRTANSARAALILVLTRGGSTAKLVAKYRPGMPILSVVVPEIKTDSFDWSCSDEAPARHSLIFRGLVPVLSAASARASHAETTEEALEFAIQHAKAKGFCKKGDSLVALHRVGSASVIKILTVK; this is encoded by the exons atggCGATGGAGAAGAAAACGGTGGTGGTGGATGTGGAGAAGAGGCCCAAGACGAAGATCGTGTGCACGCTAGGGCCAGCGTGTAGATCGGTGCCCATGCTCGAGAAGCTCTTGAGGGCCGGAATGAACGTTGCCAGATTCAACTTCTCCCATGGCTCCCATGAATATCACCTGGAAACCCTTAGTAACCTCCGCGCCGCCATGGACTCCACCGGTATTCTATGTGCTGTTATGCTCGATACCAAG GGTCCAGAAATTCGAACCGGGTTTTTGAAGGATGAAAAGCCCATCCATCTGAAGCAAGGCCAAGAGATCACCATATCCACTGACTATAACATAAAGGGTGATGAGAAAATGATTTGCATGAGCTACAAAAAGTTGGCTGAAGATGTAAAACCTGATAGTGTCATACTCTGTGCTGATGGCACCATCACATTCACAGTCCTATCTTGTGATAAACAAAAGGGTTTGGTTTGCTGCCGCTGCGAGAATTCTGCTGTTCTTGGCGAGAGGAAGAATGTTAATCTTCCAGGGGTCATCGTTGATCTTCCAACTTTGACAGAGAAAGACAAGGAAGATATCCTAAACTGGGGAGTTCCCAATAAAATTGACATGATTGCTCTGTCTTTTGTGCGCAAAGGTTCAGATCTTGTTGAGGTTCGGAAGCTGCTGGGGAAGCATGCCAAGAATATCCTCCTCATGTCGAAG GTTGAAAATCAAGAAGGGGTGGCAAATTTTGATGAAATCCTTGCAAATTCAGATGCATTTATGGTGGCACGAGGTGATCTGGGAATGGAAATCCCAATAGAAAAGATATTTTTAGCCCAGAAAGTGATGGTCTACAAGTGCAACATTCAAGGAAAGCCTGTTGTGACTGCAACCCAGATGCTGGAGTCCATGATCAAATCTCCCCGGCCAACTCGAGCTGAAGCCACTGATGTTGCCAATGCAGTTCTTGATGGTACAGACTGTGTGATGCTGAGTGGTGAAACAGCTGCTGGAGCTTACCCAGAACTTGCAGTTCGGACCATGGCAAAAATATGCATCGAAGCAGAGAGCACACTCGACTATGGAGATGTCTTCAAAAGGATCATGAAAAATGCCCCCGTACCCATGAGCCCATTGGAGAGCCTGGCTGCTTCGGCAGTTAGAACAGCCAACTCGGCAAGAGCAGCTCTCATATTGGTCTTAACCAGAGGAGGAAGTACTGCAAAACTGGTGGCTAAGTACAGGCCGGGCATGCCCATTTTGTCTGTGGTTGTCCCTGAGATAAAGACCGATTCCTTTGATTGGTCATGCAGTGATGAAGCTCCAGCAAGGCATAGCCTCATTTTCCGGGGTCTGGTTCCAGTTTTAAGTGCTGCATCTGCTAGGGCTTCTCATGCAGAGACAACAGAGGAAGCACTGGAGTTTGCCATTCAACATGCCAAGGCAAAGGGATTCTGCAAGAAAGGAGATTCCCTCGTGGCTCTGCACCGCGTTGGTTCTGCATCTGTGATCAAGATCTTGACCGTGAAGTGA